From the Mycobacterium sp. DL592 genome, the window CTCGTCCTCAACGAATCGCTGGCTGCCGAGCTGGGGCTCGATCCGGCATGGCTGCGCAGTCCGGACGGGATCGGTCTGCTCGTCGGGACACAGGTGCCGGCCGGCGCGCAGCCGGTCGCGCAGGGGTATGCCGGTCACCAGTTCGGCGGCTGGGTGCCCCGCTTGGGCGACGGCCGCGCCCTGCTGCTCGGCGAGCTGACTGACACCCGGGGGCGGCTCCGCGATCTGCACCTGAAGGGCTCGGGACGCACGCCGTTCGCCCGCGGCGGCGACGGTCTGGCGGCCATCGGCCCGATGCTGCGCGAATATCTCGTCAGCGAGGCGATGCACGCGCTGGGGATTCCGACCACCCGTTCGTTGTCCGTCGTCGCCACCGGTGTCCGCGTGCGACGCGAGACCCTGCTCGACGGTGCCGTCCTCACCCGCGTCGCCGCCAGCCATCTGCGCGTCGGCAGCTTCCAATACGTCGGCGCCACCGGCGACTTAGTGCTGCTACGCCGCCTCGCCGACCACGCGATCGATCGGCACTACTCCGCCGCCGCCCAGGCCGACAATCCCTATCTGGCGCTGCTCGACGCGGTGGTGGCCGCCCAGGCGCAGCTGATCGCGCAGTGGATGCTGGTCGGATTTGTGCACGGCGTGATGAACACCGACAACATGACGATCTCGGGCGAGACGATCGACTACGGGCCGTGCGCCTTCATGGACGCCTTCGACCCGCAGACAGTGTTCAGCTCGATCGACTCGTGGGGCCGCTACGCCTACGGCAACCAGCCGCCGGTCGCCGCGTGGAACCTCGCCCGGTTCGCCGAGGCGCTGCTGCCGCTGATCGCCGAGGATCAGGACCGGGCGATCGCGCTGGCGACCGAAGCGGTGCAGAACTTCCCGCAGCGCTACACCGCGGCCTGGTCGGCGGGGATGCGCCGCAAACTCGGGCTGTCCGACGAGGTGGACGACGCCGTCGTCGAGCAGCTCGTCGACGACCTGGTGACGCTGCTCGCCGGTGAGCGCATCGACTACACCTCGTTCTTCAGCCGGCTGGCGCGCGGCGACGTCGAGCCCGCTGTTGCGCAGTGGGCCGACCGCTGGCGCGAGCTGGGTCCGGACACCGCTGCGATGCGGCGGGTCAACCCCGTCTACATTCCGCGCAATCATCTGGTCGAGGAGGCATTGACCGCCGCGGCCAACGGCGACATGGCGCCGTTCCACGGCCTGCTCGGCGCGATCAGCTCCCCGTACGACGAGCGGCCAGGACTGGAACGCTACGCCGAGCCGGCGCCCGAGGAGTTCGGGCGCTGCTTCCAAACCTTCTGCGGTACTTGATCTTTCAGGCTCGCGGGTGGGCCTGGTCATGCACCGCGCGCAGCCGCGCGACCGTGACGTGGGTGTAGAGCTGGGTGGTGGCCAGCGTCGAGTGGCCCAGCAGTTCCTGCACGATGCGCAGATCGGCGCCGCCTTCGAGCAGGTGGGTGGCCGCGCTGTGCCGCAAGCCGTGCGGGCCGATGTCGGGTGCACCGTCGACCGCGCTGATGGTCTGGTGGACGACCGTTCGGGCCTGCCGCGGGTCCAGCCGCTTACCACGGGGGCCGAGCAATAGCGCGGGACCGGAGCTGGCGTTGACCAGTTCGGGTCGGCCATCGGCGAGCCAGGCCTCCAGCGCCGCGAGCGCGGGCCTGCCGAACGGCACGGTGCGCTGCTTGTTGCCCTTGCCCAGCACGCGCAGCAGTTGACGCCCGGTGTCGATGTCGTCGACGTCCAGGCCGCACAGCTCGCTGACCCGGATACCGGTGGCGTAGAGCAATTCGACGATCAGCCGGTCGCGCAGTGCCAGCGGGTCGCCCTGCTCGGCGCCCAGACTAGCGGCTGCCATGGCGGCCAGCGCCTGATCCTGGCGCAGCACGGCGGGCAGGGTTCGACGCGCTTTCGGCAGCTGCAGGCGGGTAGCGGGGTCGGTGTCGAGCAGTCCGCGGCGGGTGGCCCAGGCCGTGAACGTCTTCACTGCTGAGGTGCGGCGGGCCAGGGTGGTGCGCGCGGCGCCGCCGCCGGCCTGCGCGGCGAGCCACGACCGCAGAACCGGCAGAGTCAGCGCGCGCAGGCCTGCGCCGGGAGCGCGCTCGTCGATGAAGGTGAACAGTGCACGCAGGTCGGCCAGATAGGCCCGCCGGGTGTGTTCGGATCGGCCGCGCTCCAGCGCGAGGTACTCGGCATAGTCGTCGAGGATCGCGGTGTGGTGGTCGCCGGGATCGTGCACTCCCCTACGCTCGCATCAAACCACGACGCGACCGCCGATCGACGCGCAGCCGTGTCCGTGCTGTGACGTCGCCGGCCTAACCTTCACCGGCTTCGGCTGCGGCGAGCTCCTTCTTCCACTGCCGGAACGTCTCCTCGGTACGGCCGCGGCGCCAATAACCCGAGATCGATGCCCACTTCGCGTCCACACCGCGTTCCTTGCGGATGTAGGGCCGCAGGTTGTGCATGACTGCCTGAGCCTCGCCGTGAATGAAGACCTGGACCTGACCGGGCAGCCATTGCGCGGTGGTGACCGCCTCGACCAGTGGAGAGTGGTCGCCGGCCTTGTCCTCGGGAACGAGGTCGGCGCGTCCACCGCGATAGATCCAGTAGATCTCCACACCGTCGGGCACGGCCACGTCGACCTCGTCCTCGGGGCCGGCGACCTCGACGAACGCCTTGCCGATAGCGTTGGGCGGCAACGCTTCCAGGGCTGCACTGATCGCCGGGAGGCCCGCCTCGTCGCCGGCGAACAGATACCAGTCGGCGGCCGGGTCCGGTGCGTAGGCGCCGCCGGGACCCATCAGGTGGATCGTGTCGCCAGGTTGGGCAGCTGCAGCCCAGGGGCCGGCCACCCCGTGCTCGCCGTGGACAACGAAGTCGACGGTGATCTGGCGGGTAGCAGGGTCGGCGCGGCGGACCGTGTAGGTGCGCACCGTCGGCTGGTGCTCGGGCGCCAGGCCGGCGAAGCTGTCCAGGGTCAGCGGTTGCGGCAGGGTGGTGACGTCGATGTCGTCGCGAATGAAGGCGAACTTGACGTAGGAATCGGTGAACTCTGACGGGGTGAACGTGTCGAAACCCGTCCCGCCGAGCACCACCCGCACCATGTGGGGAGCGATCTGCTCGGTGCTGACCACCTGGAACGTGTGGAGTGGCCGACCCGCCATGACGCCTCCTGACCAAATCGTTAGCTAACCTCAGCGATCATACGGGCTGATGAGGGCACGGCGGGTGGCTACGTGCGGCGGCTCACGAGCCGCCAGCAGCCGTCCTCGCGACGGGCCAGTCCGGCGATCTCCAGCATTGCCAGCGGTCCGAGCACCGCGGTCGGCGCCAGACCTGAAGCGACCGCGATCTCATCCGCGCTGAGAACGCCGCGCGCCGGCAGCGCCTCGTACACCTGCTTCTCGGGAACACTCAGACCGTCGAGCGGGCCGACCGGACGTGGCTCTTCATCGGCGAATTCACCTGCCCGACCGACTAATTCGACCACCTCCTCGGCTCGGGTCACCAGCTCAGCGCCGCTACGCAGCAGCACATGACATCCCATCGAGGACGCCGACGTCACGGGGCCGGGCACCGCGCAGACCACCCTGCCGAGGGCTCGCGCCCACGCGGCGGTGTTCGCCGCCCCGCTGCGCACGCCAGCCTCCACCACCACCGTGGCCGCGCCCAGCGCCGCCACCAGCCGATTGCGGGTCAAGAAGCGGTGTCGCGCCGGGCGTACGCCCGGCGGGTACTCCGTGAGCAGCAGGCCGGAACCACTGATGCGGTGCAGCAGCGACGAGTGACCGGCCGGATACAGAACATCGATACCGCCGGCCAGCACCGCCACGGTCTGCCCCTCAGCAGCCAGCGCGGTGCGGTGCGCTACGCCGTCGATGCCGTATGCGCCGCCGGAGACCACGGTGACCTCATGCTCGGCCAGCCCCGCGGCCAAGTCGGCGGCGACGTGTTCGCCGTACCCGGAGGCCGCTCGCGTCCCCACGATGGCCGCAGCTCGCTCCGCGACCTCGTCAAGCCGGGCCGGGCCGATTGCCCACAACGCGATCGGTGGCCGGCCCTGTGGCTTCTCGCGCACCGCGGACCCGCCGAAGGCCGCGAAGGCCAGGGTCGGCCACTCGTCATCGTCGGGCGTGATCAGCCGGCCTCCGCGGCGCGCCAGGAGAGCCAGATCCGCTTCAGCCGCATCGATGTCACGCCGCGCGGCCGTGCGTTCACGCAACGCATCGCTCACCTCTGCCCGGGCGACCCGGCACGAAGCTTCCACAGGCCCGACTTCGCGGATCAACGCGGCGATCTCGTCACAAGGCGGTTCGGCGACCCGGGACAGATACGCCCATGCCAACGTCCTGGCATCGACCGTCATGGCTTTGCTCCGCCCTGGCGGAAGCTCAATGCCACCGCCACGTCGTCGATGCTCGGCGTCGTGCGTCCAGCGAGATCCGCTAACGTCCACGCGACCCGCAGTGACCTGTCAACGCCCCGGATGCTCAGTACGCCGCGTTCGAGTGCACTTTTCAGCGGTGCCATCGCGCTGTTGTCGAGCCGGAACTTTCGGCGCAGCACCGAGCCGGTGACTTCGGCGTTGGTGGTGAAGCCGTATCGGTGCCAGCGGGCGGCAGCCGCCGCGCGTGCCGTCGCAACACGATCACGCACGGCGGCAGTGGGTTCGGCCGCATCGGGCGCGAAGGCACCGGCGCGCACCATGTGCATCTCGACCCGCAGATCCACCCGATCCATCAGCGGTCCGGAGAGCTTGCCGAGATAGCGACGCTTCTCCAACGAGGTGCAGATGCAGTCCTTCGGATCGGTTTGCGCACAGGCGCACGGGTTGGCCGCCATCACGAGCTGAAACCGCGCGGGATAACACGCCACACCGTCACGTCGGGCAAGCCGAATCTCGCCGTCCTCCAAGGGTGTTCGAAGGGATTCGAGGACGCTGACCCGAATCTCGGCACATTCGTCGAGGAAGAGCACACCGCGATGAGCGCGACTGACGGCACCGGGACGGGCCATGCCCGAGCCGCCACCGACCAGGGCGGCCACACTCGACGAATGGTGCGGCGCGATGAAGGGCGGACGAGTGATCAGCGGGGTGGTCTCGGACAGCGTTCCAACCACCGAATGAATGGCGGTAACCTCCAGCGCCTCGCTCTCGGTGAGTTCGGGTAGTAGCCCGGGGAGCCGTTGCGCCAGCATGGTTTTCCCCACTCCGGGCGGGCCGGTGAGCATCAGGTGGTGAGCTCCGGCGGCGGCGACCTCGACAGCAAACCGGGCGTGGCTCTGGCCCACCACGTCAGCCAGGTCGGCGACCGGATCGGTCTGCGGGACCGATATGTCGACGCGATCGGCGAGCGCAGCCTTGCCCCTTAACCAGCCGTGCAGCTGCCGCAGTGTCTGGGCGCCAAGGACTTCGATCCCGTCGACCAGGCTGGCTTCGGCGAGGTTGGCGACAGGAACAACGACGGTGGGCCAGCCTTGTCGTTTGGCCGCCAGGACAGCTGGAAGTACGCCGCGCACGGACCGGATCCGGCCGTCGAGAGCCAACTCTCCCAGCAGCACCGTCTTTTCCAGCCGATCCCACGGCTTCTTGTGGCTCGCGGAAAGCACCGCGGCCGCGATCGCGATGTCGTATAGCGAGCCGGCCTTGGCCAAGGTCGCCGGGGACAGCGCCAGCGTCAGTCGCGATGTGGGCCATTCGTGGCCGCAGTTGGTGATTGCCGCACGTATCCGGTCTCGGGACTCCCGCAGCGCGGCGTCGGGCAGCCCCACCAGATACACCCCGGGCAGTCCCGTGCTGATGTCGGCCTCGATCTCGACGATCTCGCCGTCCAGCCCGCGCACAGCCACCGAGTAGGCCCGTCCCAGCGCCATCAGCCGACGCCCTTCAGGTGAAAGACCTCCGGGTCGCGCTGCCTGCCGACCCGCACCCCGATCACGTCGATGCGGATGGCCGGCCAACGCTGCTCCTGCTCGGCCAGCCACAGCCCGGCGAGCCGCCGCAGTCGGCGAACTTTCTGCGGTGTCACGGAGTAGGCCAAGCCACCGAAGCCGTCGCCGCTGCGGGTCTTGACCTCGACGAACACCACCGTGCCGTCGGCGTCGGCCGCGATCACGTCGAGTTCGCCGTAGCGGCAGCGCCAGTTGCGGGCCACGATTCGCGATCCCAGGGATGTCAGATGGTCGACGGCGCGCTGCTCACCCAGCGCGCCCAGCTGGCCACGCGTCAACATTGTCATGCCCGCAGCGTCGGTCACGACCCCGACATCTCGTCGACATCAACGGCGGCGCAGGCCGGTTAGACCGCTGGTTATCCCCAGACGCCCCTTCGTCCACAGCCGGAACGCGTCAGGGCACCGTGATCGGCTGGCCGTTGAGCGTGAACCCGGTGGCGGTGTAACTGCTCGACGGGGCGTTGGTCGCGAACACAGGCAGTGCGCTGTCGGTCAGCGCGATGTTCTTCAGCACCACGCCGGAGATCCGCCCAGCACCAGGGTCGAGGATGATGCCGGTGGAGCGCTGGGCCCACTGCGGGGTGTCGGAGATCGCCAGATCCGAGATACTCACCGTGCTGATCGTGGATGCCGAGCTGCCCGAGTACACCAGGATCGCGCCCTGGGCGATGTCGGTGCCGACCGCCGTCTCGACCAGCGAGCCGCCCTTGATCGTCACGTTCGAAACCGATTGCGTGTACCAGGGCGCGCCCTCGGCGGCGACGTACACCGCGGCGGCCCAGGTCTTCCACACGTGGATGTTGGAGAAGGTCACATTGTTCCCGCCGACCACGGCGATCCCGCGGCCATCGGATCCGTTGACCACCGGGTTTGTGACGACGATGTTCTGCGAGATCGGCTCGCCTGTGTAGGACACCACCACGACGCCGTCATCCTCGGTCCAAGCGGTCGAGGGATCGACGACGGTGCCGTCGTGGCTACCGCCGGTCATGTGGATCCCGTCGGCGCGGGTGTATCGGACCGTCGTGTGATCGAATGTGAAATTACTTGCACCGTAAGCGAATATCCCGGCGGCCGCTGATCCGGTGACGCTGACGTTCTTGAGGGTGTCGCTGTCGCCGGTGACCAGAAGCTTGTGCTGCTCGAGGGCTCCGTAGCGGAGGCCCTCGGTCGCCGCGGTCAGGTTGATGTTCTGCAGGGTGACGCCATTGGCGGTGATCTGCACCGAGGAGGTGGCGTCGTTGGTCGAGTTGATCGTCGCGCCGTTGCCGTCCACCGTCACCGAGGCGTTGCGCAGGTACAGAAGTCCCGCCACGTTGTAGGTGCGGCCGCGCTGGAGCCGAACGGTGGAACCGGGAGTCGCCGCATCGAGGATGGCCTGCAGGGCGGCGGTGGCGTCCACGGCGCCGACCGGCACCGTCAACGGTCCTGTGTCGGTGACGGTTTCGGAGCTGGCGCTCTGCGAGTCGACCCGCCACACCCCGGTCGAGGTCGTCAGGTAGGCAGTTCCGTCGGCCCCGATCGTCACCGCACCGGACGGCAGGCCCACCATCGTGTGCCGCACTACGTTGCCGCCCGGTGCCATCACCGTCACCACCGAGGTGGCGAGCCCGCCTGCGTTGACCCCCGAACTCGTCTGGTAGACAGTGCCGTTGGCGGCGATGACCACTCCACCCACCGGCTGGCCGGACTGGGTTCGGTCGGTGACCGACCCGTCAGCCGCCCAGGCCCGGATCACGGTGGTGTAGCCGCTCTGGGCATTGCCCGTGACGGTGGTCTGGAACACCTGCCCGTCGGGACGGACCACCAGGCCGCCCACGGGTTGGCCGGCCTGACTGCGCGAGACCACGGTGCCGTCGGGCTTGAACTGGTTCGTCCACGTGGTGGTGGCCGCCGAGTCGTAGCTGGTCTGGTACACGCTGCCGTCGGCTGCAAGAACGAGATCAGTTGCAGGAGAGCCATTCTGGACACTAATCACCGCGATGTTGCCATCGGGGCTCAGCGCGGCGACGGTCGTCTTGCCGTTGGACACCGAGGCCTGATACGCGTAGCCGTCGCTGCCGATCAGCACACCGCCGACGGGGGTGCCGGACCATGTCTTGCTGACCCGGGTGCCGCCGGGGGCGATGATCGTCACCGTGGAGCCGTTGATGGCATTGGTCTGGTAGGCCGTTCCGTCGGCGGCGACGACCGTGGTCGGCCGCACGCCCAGCACGCTGGTGCGCGCCGACGTGGTTCCGTCGGGGCGGATCGCCGTGATCGTGGTGGTGAAGGTGGCGGCGCTCTCGTCCCATAACGATGTTGTCTGGTAAGCGATTCCGCCCGAGCCGATGACGAGCTGGCCATCCGGCAGCCCGGTCAGGGTGTACTCGCGCGTCGAGCCACCGGGTGGGAGCACGTCGACCACTGTCGACTTCGCCATGTCGGTCTGGTAGACGAACGAGGTCTGGTACGCGGTGCCGTCGGTAGCGACCACGATCGGACCGGCAGGCTCGCCCTGCTGGGTGTGGGTCGTGGTGGTGCCGTCGGCGCGCACCGTGCGGACCACGGTGGTGTAGCCGGGATTGGCGCTTCCGGCGGTGCTGGTGGCGTAGATGGCGCCGTCCGGCCCGACCACCACCGAGCTGCCGTTGGTGATGACGCCCGACTGGGTGTAGTCCACGACGGTGCCGTCGGCGCGCACGGCGCGCAGCACGGTGGTGTCGTTGGTGTAGTCGATGCTGCCCGGCCCGCCCGACGAACTGATCTGGTACGCGGTGCCGTTGGCGGCCACCACCACGCCGGTGTACGTCTGGCCCGGCTGGCTGACCGTGGTCGACGTGCCGTCGGGACGGACGACGGTGACGTTGGTGTGGTAGCCGCTGGTCGCGGTGCCGCTCACCGTGGTCTGGTAGACCACCCCGCCGGAGCCTGCTACCGCGGCGGTGAACGGCTCCCCGGGCAGGGTGACCACGTCGGGCGGCACCGGCGGCACCGGTGGCACTGGCGTGACATGGACAGTGACTGTGCTGGTAGCAGTGTGGCCGGGATCGCCGAGGAGGCCGAAGGTGAGCATGCTCAGCAGGCCCGAAAGCCCGTGGATGTGGAATCCGCTGCCGGCGTCGGATGCGGTGACGGCGAAGGTGTCGTCATAAGCGGTCAACCCGCCCCACGACGACGGCGGGGTGTAGGTGGCGGTGTCCCCGGCGGTGGCCAGGGTGCCGCCGCCGGTGCCGACTCCGCTGTTGGCGACGGTGTAGGTCAGGGTGTCGCCGTCGGGGTCGGTGGCGCCGAGCAGGAACGGCTGGCTGGTCTGACCCTTGGCCAGGGCCACCGCCACCGCCTGCGGGGTGAACACTGGGGTCGAGTTGAAGAAGGTGCGCTGGAACCAGCCGATGACCCCGCCGCCGGGCGCGGCGGTGTGGGCCGACGTGACAGAGGGCACGGATGCCGTGGAAGTCGTGGAAGCAGGGGCGGCAGCCGTCACCGGTGTTGTCGCGACGTCCACCACCCGGCTGTGGCCGACGGCAGCCGCGGCGCTGGTCACCGCGGTGGCCGGGGCGGCCGGCTGCAGCACGATGGGCCTGCGCGGTCCGGCGGCGGCTTGACGGCGGGCCGTGGACGTCCGTGATGCGGCGTTGCCGTGCGGTGCTGAGCTCCCGGTCGCCGATGTGGCACCGTCGGACGACGGGCTGGCGTCGGCGATCGCGATCCCACCGGCCATGGCACCGCCAATGCCCAACGCGACCGCGAGCGCGCCGACCCTACCGACATAGTTCGCGTGCTTCATGGTCCCCCCACGAAAGCCCAGCGCACCGTGGCGCTGTAGCTCACGCCGAGATTAACTCAGCACGAGCGCCGTTGCTGCGGAATAGTCCACTGCGCAATTAGATAGGGGCCAAAAGTCACTCAGGGAGACGAAGTTCGGGCTTCTCGACTTCCTCGATGTTCACGTCTTTGAATGTGATAACACGTACTTGCTTGACGAAACGTGCTGGTCGGTACATGTCCCATACCCACGCGTCAGTGAGCCGCAATTCGAAGTAGACCTCGCCGTCAGTGTTCCGCGGAACCATTTCGACACTGTTTGCTAGATAGAAACGGCGCTCCGTTTCTACGACGTAGCTGAACTGACCGACGATGTCCTTGTATTCGCGGTACAACGAGAGTTCCATCTCGGTTTCGTACTTTTCGAGATCTTCGGCACTCATCGGCTCAGCGGTCCTCTTGTCTGCTCGTCGTCGTTGTCCATCTTGACTCACCCCTGCCCGCCACGCCGCGCAGGTGCGCAGTCGGCGACCACGTGGGTACCCGCACCACCCGCAACCCGTCGGACGTTGATGAAGGAGTAGCGATGCTGGCTGCACGGGCCCAGTGCGGTGAGCGCCGCACTGTGTGCCGGAGTGCTGTACCCCTTGTGGTCGGCGAAACCATAGCCTGGATGCTCGGCCTCCATCGCCACCATCAATCGATCTCTGCTCACCTTGGCCAAAACGCTGGCCGCCGCGATGCACGCCGCCGCAGCGTCCCCACCCACCACGGGCAGCGACGGCATCGGCAGCCCCGGCACCCGGAACCCGTCGGACAGGACGTATCCGGGCCGCAGTGACAGCCCGGCCACGGCTCGGCGCATGCCCTCGATATTGGCGACGTGCACACCGCGCCGGTCCACCTCAGCAGCGGGGATGAACACCACGTGATAGGCCAGCGCGTACCGCCGGATTAACGGGAACAGCTCCTCGCGCGACTTCTCCGTGAGCTTCTTCGAATCGTCGAGCGCGGCGAGGCTCTCGAACCGGTTTGGCCCGAGCACACAGGCCGCGACCACCAGCGGACCGGCGCAGGCGCCCCGTCCCACTTCGTCGACCCCGGCCACCGGTCCCAGCCCACTGCGGTACAGCGCGGACTCCAGCGTGCGAAGACCCGACGATTTGCGGATCACTGTGCGCGGCGGCCACGTCATCGCGGGCACGGGTCAGCCCTGCTGCGGGTCGACCGAGGTCACACCACCCCACCGAGACGGCGGCCATGCGATGAACCGCGCCTTGCCGATCACGTTGCTCACCGGCACGGTGCCCGTCATAGGGTCCCCAGTGCACAGGATGCCCTTCTGGGCGTCGGCAGGGGTGCTGGTGCAGTGAGCTCGCGAATCCGCCGAATGGGTGCGGTTGTCCCCCATCACCCACAGCCGGCCGTCCGGCACCTTGACCGGGCCGAACTCGTTGCCCAAGCACGGGTAGACCAGCGGGTCGGCCATCATGGTCTGGGCGTTGAGGTAGGGCTCCTTGAGCGGCTTGCCGTCGACGGTTAGGCCCGAATCGGCGCGGCACTCCACGGTTTGACCGCCGACCGCGATGACGCGCTTGACCAGATCGTTCTCGTCCGGCGGAACGAAGCCGACGAACGACAGCGCATTCTGCACGGTACGGATCGCGGCGTTGTCCGAGCGGATCGACTTGTAGCCGACGTTCCAGTTCGGCGGGCCCTTGAAGACGATGACGTCACCGGGTTCCGGCGTGCTGAACCGGTAGGTGACCTTGTCCACCATGATTCGGTCGCCGGTGCAGCCGTTGCATCCGTGCAGGGTGGGCTCCATCGACTCCGACGGAATCAGATACGGACGGGCCACGAACGTGAGCATCACGTAGTAGAGGACCAGCGCGATGCCGACGAGGATGGCGCCCTCGCGCAGCGCTGAGCGCTTCTTGTCGCCCTGTTCGGGAGTGGATTCGCCCGGAGCATCCGCCTCCGTGGAGACGTCCGGCGTGGAGTCGGCCGAGCCTGCGTTGTCGGTCACGTGATCAGCGTAGCCAGCCGGCCCGACTGTTCAGCGTTCCGATGTCGAAGCTCAGCGCTTCTCAGGGGCCGCATGTCGAAGCTCAGCGCTTCTCCTTGATCTTGGCCTTCTTGCCCCGAAGCTCGCGCAGGTAGTACAGCTTGGCGCGGCGGACGTCACCGCGGGTGAGGACCTCGATGTGGTCGATGTTGGGCGAGTGCACCGGGAAGGTGCGCTCGACGCCCACGCCGTAGCTCTCCTTGCGCACGGTGAAGGTCTCGCGGATGCCACCGCCGGAACGACGGATCACCACACCCTTGAAGACCTGGATGCGCGACTTGTTGCCCTCGATGACCTTCACGTGAACATTCACGGTGTCGCCGGGGCTGAAGGTCGGGATGTCGTCGCGCAGCGACGCTTGATCGACGAAGTCCAGCGTGTTCATCGGTGACACTTCCTTGCGTTCGCGGCTGCGGCCGACAACCTGCACACGGGGTGCAGGCGGCCGTCGAGCCGATTGGATTCGGGCACGTGGTGTGTGTCGCAGCAGGCGGAAAGAAGTTCGGCCCGCGCGGGCAACTGCTCAATTGTGCCAGATGGGCCGCGAGCAGTGAAATCGCGCGACCCGCCGAGGTCACGGGGATGTACCGGTGAGCTAACACTGCGGTGTACAAAAGGTACGGTTAACCTGAACTGACGGGCCGCGACGCAGCAAGCCCTTCCCCTGCGTACCACGATTCCCGACAAGGAGAGGACCATGCGACGGCGTCCGTCGGTGCTGGTCACCGGTACAGCCGCAGTGCTGATCGGTGTCTCGGTCGGGGCCTCGTCCGCACAGGTCAATGCGGGGCCAGGCGATACCGCACCGCAGCGGGTCACCTTACTCAGTGCCAATCCGAACCTGATTCCCGAAGCTCCCGTGCTCGCACCTGCTCCCGCGGCTCCGCCGGACACGATCCTGGGCCTCGACGCCCGAGCCCGGCAGGCTGCCGCCGACGCCGCCAAGAAGGGCGCCGACATCAGCTTCACCCTGCTGGATCGCAAGACCGGCCAGACCATCTCCGGCGGCGACGGCGGCGCGTTTCCGATCGCCTCGGTGAGCAAGCTGTTCATCGCCGACGACCTGCTGCTGCAGGTGGCCAAGGGTCAGCGTCAGCTCAGCCCCGACGAGCGCCAGCAGTTCGACGAGATGCTGCGCTCGTCGGACGACGACGCGGCCGAGGTCTTCTGGGGTGAGAGCGGTGGCAACGCGGTCATCAGCCGGATCAAGGCCCGCTACGGACTGTCCGGCACCACCGCGCCCTACGACGGTCATTGGTGGACCACCATGAGCACGACCGCCGATCTCGTTCGTTACTACGACATGCTGCTCGACGGCACCGGCGGCCTGCCGCCCGAGGAGGCCGCGGTCATCCTGTCCGACCTGTCCGCCTCGACCCCCACCGGCTTGGACGGCTACCCGCAGCGGTTCGGCATTCCGGATGGGTTATTCGCCGAACCCGTTGCGGTCAAGCAGGGTTGGATGCCCGGTTGGGACGGGGACAACTGGTTGCACATGTCCACCGGAGTGATCGGCCCCGACCGTCGCTTCGTCATCGCGATGGCCTCCCTGCAGCCGGTCGACGACTCCACCGCCCGCAACACGATGACCCAGGTCATCACGACGATGTTCCCGGGTGGCCGGATCTAGGGCCTACCCGCCCAACAGGTCCGGACGCCGTTCCCGCGTCCGCTGCAGTGCCTGCTCGTGGCGCCACGCCCTGATCTTGCCGTGATCCCCGGACAGCAGCACCTCGGGGACGGGCAGACCACGCCACTGCGGCGGCCGGGTGTAACTCGGCCCCTCCAGCAGCCCGGCATTCTCCGGAGAATGCGAATCATCTTGGTGCGACGCCGGATTGCCCATGACATTGGGCAGTAGGCGAACCACCGCCTCGATCATCACCAGGGTGGCGACCTCGCCGCCGGCGAGCACGTAGTCGCCGATCGAGACCTCTTCGACCCGCATCCGTCTG encodes:
- a CDS encoding beta-lactamase family protein, with the translated sequence MRRRPSVLVTGTAAVLIGVSVGASSAQVNAGPGDTAPQRVTLLSANPNLIPEAPVLAPAPAAPPDTILGLDARARQAAADAAKKGADISFTLLDRKTGQTISGGDGGAFPIASVSKLFIADDLLLQVAKGQRQLSPDERQQFDEMLRSSDDDAAEVFWGESGGNAVISRIKARYGLSGTTAPYDGHWWTTMSTTADLVRYYDMLLDGTGGLPPEEAAVILSDLSASTPTGLDGYPQRFGIPDGLFAEPVAVKQGWMPGWDGDNWLHMSTGVIGPDRRFVIAMASLQPVDDSTARNTMTQVITTMFPGGRI